DNA sequence from the Parachlamydia acanthamoebae genome:
TTGTGGACTGAAGCATGTGTATTATTTCCGACAATGGATTTGCTGAAAGCTGGATATGAAGTGTATTTTGTGGCAGATGCTTGCGGAGATGTGACTTTAGAGGCACACGAACGCAGTATCCAAAGAATGATTCAAGCCGGCGCCGTCCCCATTACTTCGCTGCAGTTTTTGTTTGAATTGCAGCAAGATTGGGCGCGCTCAGAAACATATAATGGGGTAATGGAAATTTTGAAAGCGCATTCACCCTACGGTTTCCAAGTGACTTTTTCAAAATGGGCACTAGGAGAACATGCTTCCGAAGGCGGCTCTAAGAAATAGCCTTATAAAGAGTGCTGCATCCTATATGTAGCACTCTTTAAGATCATGGATTAAAATTCTCAATCGCTTTTTTTATTCCCACAATAGAATCTTCAAAAAAGGCAGGACCTGTCAGAATCGTCACTTTGTTGACGGTTAAATTCTCACTCGCATTTTGACCCTTCAAAAACTGTTGCGTTTTGTAAGCTTCTAGGGCACCTTGTGTGACATAACCTGTTACGGCTCCAGTTATAGAGTCAACGCCCCCATCTTTGACATCGCTTGCGTGGGTATAACTAGAAACTCCGAGTCTTAAGGCCTCTCGCATACCTGTCACACCGATCATACGCATTTTTTCTTCCTTGAATGCATTTCGATTTCCCAATCCAATAAGTAAAAGTTTTTTTGCGGGAATTGTATTAGAGGGAGGTGTGATCAAAAGAGTCTCAAGATCCTTACCCTCGAATTTGTTTGTTTTGCGTAATTCTGTGATCAAGCCATGCAAAGCGGCATCGACATGCAATAAACCGTTTAGTTCTTTTGGTAATGCTGGGGGCGATGTAAAAATATCTCCTTCCGTGTATTCAAATACACACACAA
Encoded proteins:
- a CDS encoding M17 family peptidase N-terminal domain-containing protein translates to MVLIRQKFLENLTKLVYFLFIACISATTMPQTLPKVGTQEIVGKVNNVSIEALVQSPSAQETPLQIVCVFEYTEGDIFTSPPALPKELNGLLHVDAALHGLITELRKTNKFEGKDLETLLITPPSNTIPAKKLLLIGLGNRNAFKEEKMRMIGVTGMREALRLGVSSYTHASDVKDGGVDSITGAVTGYVTQGALEAYKTQQFLKGQNASENLTVNKVTILTGPAFFEDSIVGIKKAIENFNP